A region from the Oculatellaceae cyanobacterium genome encodes:
- the raiA gene encoding ribosome-associated translation inhibitor RaiA, with amino-acid sequence MKLVIQGKNIEITDSIREYVHQKIEKAVSHYQNITAEVDVHLSVERNPRITSKEIAEVTLYANGSVIRAQEGSETLYASIDLVADKIARQLRKYKERRLDQVTHAQVKTSEVVAPEPVESTLIGDRTPELPGEVVRTKYFAMPPMTIQDALEQLQLVDHDFYMFCNAETGEINVIYERNHGGYGVIQPRNANGHSNHKNGKTAHGMSAVSENSNIA; translated from the coding sequence ATGAAGCTTGTGATCCAAGGCAAAAATATTGAAATTACTGATTCTATTCGTGAATATGTACACCAAAAAATTGAAAAGGCAGTAAGCCATTATCAGAATATAACAGCAGAAGTAGATGTACATTTATCAGTTGAACGTAATCCCCGTATAACCTCAAAGGAAATAGCTGAAGTAACTCTTTACGCTAATGGTTCAGTAATCCGCGCACAAGAAGGTAGCGAGACGCTTTACGCCAGTATTGATTTAGTTGCAGATAAGATTGCTCGACAATTACGCAAGTATAAAGAAAGACGACTGGATCAGGTAACTCATGCTCAAGTAAAAACCAGTGAGGTAGTTGCACCAGAGCCTGTAGAATCTACTTTAATTGGCGATCGCACTCCAGAACTTCCTGGTGAAGTAGTGCGTACCAAATATTTCGCTATGCCCCCAATGACGATTCAAGATGCGTTGGAACAACTACAGTTAGTAGATCATGACTTTTATATGTTCTGCAACGCTGAAACTGGGGAAATTAATGTAATTTATGAGCGCAACCACGGCGGTTATGGAGTAATTCAGCCACGTAACGCTAATGGGCATAGTAATCACAAAAATGGTAAAACCGCTCATGGAATGAGTGCGGTTTCCGAAAATTCTAATATTGCCTAA
- a CDS encoding SIMPL domain-containing protein (The SIMPL domain is named for its presence in mouse protein SIMPL (signalling molecule that associates with mouse pelle-like kinase). Bacterial member BP26, from Brucella, was shown to assemble into a channel-like structure, while YggE from E. coli has been associated with resistance to oxidative stress.) codes for MNQVVSCSWRSFLRDRSKSLLLFLSIISLTACQSASSQQNLAGFPNSTSRIVTVSGRGLVHIPKTISQVRLGVEIQGKTSTEVQQQLAKRSEAVVELLKSRQEVEKLETTGINLTPNYTYRNGKQSITGYSGNNIVSFQIEPKKTGNLLDQAVKAGATKINNVTLVASDTNIADAQKQAIREASADANKQADAALSALDLKQREIIGIQINGANTPPPMQPMSLLNQHMKLAQGDATTPIVAGEQQVQAFVTLQIRY; via the coding sequence ATGAATCAAGTTGTCTCCTGTAGTTGGCGATCTTTCTTGCGCGATCGCTCAAAAAGTTTGCTTTTATTTCTGAGTATAATTAGCTTAACCGCCTGCCAATCAGCTTCTTCTCAGCAAAATCTCGCTGGTTTTCCCAATTCCACCTCTAGAATAGTTACCGTTTCCGGTCGAGGACTTGTCCATATTCCTAAAACTATTTCCCAAGTGCGTTTAGGTGTAGAAATTCAAGGCAAAACCTCTACAGAGGTACAACAGCAGCTAGCGAAACGCTCCGAAGCGGTAGTAGAACTCCTGAAATCTCGTCAAGAAGTTGAAAAACTTGAGACTACTGGCATTAACCTGACACCTAATTACACCTATAGAAATGGCAAGCAAAGTATTACCGGATATTCTGGCAATAACATTGTCAGCTTTCAAATAGAACCTAAAAAAACTGGAAATTTATTAGATCAAGCGGTCAAAGCTGGAGCTACTAAAATAAACAATGTTACCTTAGTAGCCTCGGACACTAACATTGCAGATGCTCAAAAGCAAGCTATCCGTGAAGCATCCGCAGATGCTAACAAACAAGCTGATGCCGCTTTGAGTGCCTTAGATCTTAAACAGCGAGAAATTATCGGCATTCAAATCAATGGAGCGAATACGCCTCCACCAATGCAGCCAATGTCCTTACTTAATCAACACATGAAGTTAGCACAGGGAGATGCCACGACACCTATAGTCGCTGGTGAACAGCAGGTACAAGCTTTTGTCACCCTGCAAATTAGATATTAA